The following DNA comes from Malania oleifera isolate guangnan ecotype guangnan chromosome 12, ASM2987363v1, whole genome shotgun sequence.
CTTGGTCTTCACATTAATTGGTTGGAATCATTCTTTCCTATGCAAAATATCTATCATTTTAGTCTTCTAAATGAAtttatttgagattattagcttAAAATGACGTAAGCACTCTTTTCCATTTAATCAATACAACTAGCACAACCTAGATACAACTAAAATTTAGCTAATAATTTTGTTGGGTGGGGTCACACCAAGTGTACAAGCCCAAAGAAATAATATACCCCTCATCTTGCGTGTTGAATGGGAGTCACAATGTCTAGTCAATAAATTAGACCTTACACAATCATACAAAATAGAAACAATCAATTCACAAGGCACACAAACAAATTTTACATTGGGAATTCTCCAAAGCGTAGAGAAAACTTTAGGACTAATGTCCAATACATCTTCTTGCATCATAGTAGGATAAAAAGAAAAAGTCTTTTTAACGATGCTAAAGATCACATATCAACAACTGTAATCATCTTATGTAAAAACTTTTAATACCAACAGCAGCCATCACGCAAAGgcaaatttcaataaaataggCCATTTGAGATGAGCAAGTGACAAGATCAGGGACAATTAAATTAGCATAAATAAATTTTACATCACCACAACTAGCATACttaaaaatttcatcaaaattacTCTTCATGTAACGCCCTGCtacttatatcattttttttataaagtcaaTCTGCtgtaataatactaaaacatctcaggcccaaaaaGCACTGAGAAAACTCTAAACAccatacattcctaagcagcggtatACAAGAAACTGCAAACTTCTATATACCAGGGAACTGTGAATcccaaaatacatatacatatatatcaccAAAATACCCAGTGACCCCACCAAAACTTGAAATCTACCCCAAACCACTGGTACCAAAAATATACCTACCCTTCCAATAAGGGCAGCGTCAATAatcctctacccgcgagcctaatccgctcgcctagttggatctcttgaaaaatattaagccACTAGAATGAGACAACGTTCAGtgagaggaaatatgttattactagtgtgtggtggctgagttacgcgtttaatatacaaatataatactgCTACTGTTaggatcaagcgctaccggttcttctaaaaccaattggtggtaaaATGGGTGCAACTTTTTTCCTTTAAACAGCAGCGTAGAGCCCTACACTAAGCATCGGGTGGACATGAGAGGCTGCACCAATTCCAAGCAGGGGTGCCGATAGGCTGGCATGCCAAGCACTGTCGAGTTGCAGCCCACTTCTACGATCCCTCACAACAGGGTTGACTgttgacttcccataaagccaacaatcacccccccCAGCAGCTACCCTAGGAGCGCTCGAACCCAtgacctcactctgataccacttgtcaggaTCAAGCTCTATCGGTTCTTCTAAAACtgattggtggtagaaggggcgcaactttttcctttaaacggcagcgcagagccccgcactaagcgtcgggtgaacatgaggggctgcaccaattccaAGCAGGGGTGCCGACAGGCTGGCACACCAAGCACTGTCGAGCTGGGGCCCATTGCTATGATCCCTcgcaacagggttgactgctAACTTCCTATAAAGCCAACATCTactattaaaatttttttctataaGAGATTATCAACTTAGAGGAAGAGGAATTTTTTACTTCACTGTGATGTTTGAGTGTCATTGATCTCAATAAATACTCACATTTCATTTGAGaatgaagcacattgatgtgaaaTGTCATGGAGTTCAGTGCTTTAAATAGATTAAGTTGTTAGAGTTTGAGAAAGTTATATGGATGACAATAGTAGCTTCAATATGATGACTAAATTTTTCTTCGAAGAAACTTAGAGCCAGCAAAATAGGTCATTATTAAATGGATGACTTGGACATTTAAAATGAATTTGAATTTAGGTAATAAACGAAAAAAGGGTCAACCCAAGCCAACCTTTTTAGATAACGGGTTAAATAAGTTTGGGCTAGATGGTATGTTGGGtgatgcttttaaaaaaaaataataaaagaagataaaATACATCCTAAGATTGTTGTCCATTAAAAGGAATgttttttaattcttaattttgtAAGTGTTTTGAGAAAAAATCAATAGACCAAGAAGATAAATGTTCATTTTTTAAGGTTTGAATATTAGTATAAAAAAATTTGATCAAGCATTGGCATCTTAACTTCCCTGCTTTTATTAAGATAATACGCGTAGTCAAATTGAGAAAGACTATGAAATCAAATGGCAACGGTCAAATTAGGATAATAGAAGTTATAAGATAGTCACACATTCATTATTCAAACCTAAGTTATGGAGAGAGGGAGACCTCCCTCCATATATTTCACGATCAAAACTTCCTCCCTCCCTTAAGATCAAGTTGGGGGACAATGGGAGAATCATGTTGAAGAACTCTTAGCTCTTCAAATTTTGTCTTACTCTACTCTTTAATTACCAAAAAAAAGAGAGAACAAGATTTTattcaatatacatatatatatatatatatatatatatatatatatatatataatactctaGCAAGAGATCGATAATGTGACATAGATTGATCAACACTTACAAAAGGTGATACACTAGAAAATTAAGAGAGTAATTAAGCCCATTGGTATTAAAACAAGATAGTCCAGGACACCTGGTGatatcaaaagaaaaaagaagaggtAGGAATTTAAGGCGAATCAACCCATGCCATACATGTTTGTAGCTTCAAGTATTACTAGAAAGAAGGGAATTCTATTTTAGAAGGACATTTCCTCTTGGGCAGCACTGGACATTCAATGATGTTTGAACCAGAAGTGTCAACACAAAGGTAAATTTGAAAGAGCTGATTGTTACGAGAACGATCGACATTGCACTCTATCGCACTAGCATACCCTGTTGCCCTCTTTATTGCTTCTATTATCCTTCTTAACCTGTAAAATCTCCCATTCGGTCTAATTCCTGCAATACCCATATGTTAATACTTGATATATATCTTGAGTTTCATGTCCCGACTAGTATCCCAAGCACACACACATGAGTAAAACTCATGTAAAATTATCCAAGTTTTTAAATTTCACTATCATGTGTTTAGTCAAAATACATCGAGATTGGGTTCGCATTATCTTTTTTAGCATTGCTATAGAATAACTTAACACCAAGAGGTGTTGATGAAGATGTAATGGTTGATAAATAAAAGCAAAAATATTTGATACATATATGCATACCAGCTTTTAGAAGGATTCGAAGGAGATCTATTTTGTGTTTGAGGTCAAGAGCTGCTTTGAAGTAAGAATACTGATCAAGGACAGACTCAGAGCAAGTGCCATGTTTGGTCCACTCATGGGTCCAGAACTTGGTGCCATTGCTTCTTGGACATGCCAGTGTTGGCCAACTCTTTTGCATTCTTGTTGTCAAGTCTGTGAGCTATGATATACATTGTATAAGTCATAATTGACCAATTGATGTCATCACACAAGTAGATAAAAAAATGTAAAGTCCACAATataatattccatgtttttcatggcatattttttattatcttttaaatcctgtttcaaacacacacacacgcatatatTTGAGATATTATCTACTAAATAGCTACAACAATTTTCAAAGacatattttaattatatttacaaGAGTAAAAGTAGGGGTGTTCATGGTTTGGTTACCTGAACTGAACCTTCAGAAACCGAATCGAATTGAAACTTTCGGTTCagtgtttttgcaaaccaaaaccaATCCAAACCCTTTGGTTAACCAAGTTTTCTAAGCGGTTCGGATCGATATTCAAATAGTTTCTAACAGCCTTAGGTAAAATATACTTACTTGTCCTGAGGTTTGACAAAAGGACAGGGACCtctcctaaggtttcaaaaatttgtagtatttttcttaagatttcaaATTTTTTGCAAACTTCtcttaaaatttgtcaaaataacATAAATCTCCCCTTATATTTAGTAAGGAGATAAACTTTTTGAGGAGTGCGAATGCTTCAATAATCAAATATCGTGGGAGATTTATGAAACTTCTAAAATCTTAAGTAAAgtttaagaaatttttaaaattttaagggaGACCAGACCCTTTATCTACCAAACCTCAAGGGAAAGTTCATATTTGTTATCTTATTTCTAACTTCAGCATATAATATTCAAAAGAATCATTTCAGTCCTCTGCGTATACTGTGTAGTGGCTGGGCTGTTGAGGACGAATTACTGGACCCCTTAGCCCCCTATAGCCTGCTTAATGGGCTCCCCAAATGGGCCCAAATTTGCCCCCATAGAAACAACTTGGGCCGGGCTTGCCCCAACTGAAAATCTTTGCCTGTTATGCTTATTGTAATCATGGGCTTCCAATGCATTCATCATCTCATTGAGTAGAATAGAAATAACTTTTTTATGAGCAACAAAAGAAAGTAAATCAAAAGGTCAAAATTTTGTTCACGACTTCATAGGGCGACCACAAAAAGGACTCATATACAAATAAATATCTGCATTCATGAGAAAAGAAATATTACAGATTCATGTGGGAAGAAGAGATAAAAAGAGATTGACAGTCATATGAACCCGTGATAAATAGCATTGCTCGTAAGTGTGTATATATGCATACCGTAGAGGGAGTAAAAGGGCTGTTGCGATTGCAATTTTGGGGATAGGAGCCGTTGTTGAAATTGGGCCAAAGCCCATGAATGCTAAAATTTGCTTCTGGCTTCCCCGTCTCTGGATAACAGCAACCATGGTTTGTGTCACAGTACGATCCTGGCCACTGCATTTACATACACACATATGCATGTGTTCGATCATCATTTTCCAATCAACTATTcaacaatatacatacatatatatctgtgtgtgtgtgtgcgtgtgtgtataAAAAATCAGATTGAACAGAACTCCCATGATATCGAGAGTTTGAGGAGGAAAAGATTTATCTCCACAGCTGGAGATAGACGGATGATCTCTCGTTTTGGATATAACACTTTTGTTGTTCAATCTCAAACTCATATATATACatgtccatatatatatatatatatatatacatagattgCTAATTTGCTGTACGAGTTATTCGAACCGAGGGGTTCGAATccctctagagagagagagagagagagtttaaaaaGTGAAAATAAGACGATAAAGCAAATGGAATTAATTTAAGGAGATGGGTATGTAGAGACCTGCTGGACGAAGTAGAAGAAATCAAAATGTTGAGCAGGGCAGAGGAGAGGGAGGGAGAGGCATTGTATGATGATGAAAAGCTTGAGGAAGATGGAATGGTTGATGATGAGATTCATCCTGTATCTCAACTTCTTATTCTCAACTCTCTGCTCTACCTTTATGgctgtgcgtgtgtgtgtgttctttGGAGTTCAGCTTATAAATGTTTGCGTAAACTGCTATACGTGTTTAGGGGCAAATGAATGGACTTAAtttaaaatagagagagagagagagagagagagagagagagagagagagaggtgcgtGGGTCACGtgcttctttttgtttttttgcttttcttttttttattttttgggttgagCCACGTGGTCAGAAAATTGGACAGTGCGCAGTCAATACAGCTGTATATGCATGAATGACTGATCATTTTCTCTTAAACTAAATTAatgataatataataaaattttattatattccataaatattattatttaaccCATAAACATTCATAATTGATTTTCGATTtagagaaaaatatataaatataatgagaaaaaatttatttttattttctttacctTCTCAATCTTCTCAAATAAAATCCTTATTTCCAAACACAGCCTTAATAAATGATATAACGATGGTTGGCGCGTCTAACGTACGCAGCTGTGCCAGGCTTCGGTGTCtgtttgtaataattaaagcAAGCTGCACACCGTATTTGGCATATGAAAACTTGGTGCCACTGTTGGTTATTGGATCtctttttgcattttcattataattatatataaatataaataattatatatataataaaaatagctttagtttatattttatagTTTTCGGGTTCCTTCGTGCAACATGTggtgaattaaaaaaataaaataaaataaaacaaaaccaaAATCCCAAGAACATTAATCTCTAGCCAGCTAGTAAATACtaaataccattttttttttttttagtaatgataaaattttataatatgcAAGCAAGTTAATTAGAAGAATTAATTAAGTAACCAAATTAATAAGAAGAATCCtaataacataattaaattagggccacaatcaattaattaattacatataaGACAATGAGAAGAGTTGATGATTAGGTTTGAATAATAATTTTTTCTATCTCTTGTATCGTGTGATGAACTCCACCTGTGATGCACCTAATATCCTAATTTTTTTCACATTCAGTCGGTTTCAAGTctaggtaaaggaggagggttacGTTAGGTAGCTGACGGCCAACataaaatttgttagatcactatAATATGAAACATTACCGAATATTTACTGGGGCGTCCCCTatgagcgacgcgttgcacttgaaccacctaAGTGTAGCGAAAAATGAGTGAGGGTGGGCTAGGTTATCGCCCGAAGCGACGTGCTGTGTCGGCGCCCGGGCACGGtatcaaatatgcgagggttcctgcatcattctggacgtgagctgataaagacgttagttcaaaaaataaagattaaattaacaacttggaatataaggacacttacgggtaaaagtatgaaaattatggatacaatgattagaagaaaaattaatataatttaccttcaaaaaactaagtgggtgggggagaaagctagagaaatcaataaatcaagatttaaactctGGTATTccggaaaagaaaaacataagaatggagtaggtattattatagacaaaaacttaaaagatagcgttgtagatgtaactagagtaaggaacagaattataaaaatcaagatggtattaggacaagagataataaatatccaaaaaaaaaaaaagataataaatatcattagtgtttatgctcctcCAGTTGGCTTAGcataaaatcttaagagacaattttgggaagatatggatagtattatacaagacatACCAGGGACCgagaaaatatttatagcaaGAGATATGAATGGACACGTtgaaagagataataaaaattatgagaggatacacagaggatatggatatggatatagagacaaaaatgaatctggggagatgatcttagactttgttatgtcatatgattttattataatgaatatttgctttaagaagagagaataacacttaataacctttaaaagtggacaaaatagaagtcaaatagatttttttttagctTGGaaggtagatcatttatcatgcaaggattgtaaagttattgcaagtgaaagtctaaccacacaacatagagtcttagtattaaatatatgtattaaaaaatggaagaaaaattataaaataaaccagtgtaagagaactaaaTGGTGAAaactaaaaggagaaaatataataaaatttaaagataaaattatcaaagatggagattggatcatagaggatgggatagatacaaatactctttggaatagattagttagctctattaaaaagataacaaaagagattttaggtcaatcaagaagaagattcttgaatagtaaagagagttggtggtgggataaagatgtacaaaaaatcataaaaataaaaagaatttggtataaaacgtggtaaaaatgtagaaacagagataactttgaaaaatataaggaggcaagaaaagatgcaaaaaaaggccgttagtgaagttaaatatagatcatttaatagtttataTGACAGATTAGGTACAAAATAAAGGGAAAGAGGTAtgtttaaacttgctaaagctagagaaatgaAGATAAagatttaggaaatgtaaaatgcataaaaagtgagtATGATactgtcttggttaaggacgaagatattaaagaaagatggtgaagttactttagtaagttgtttaatgaaaaccaaatagaaggattaaacttagaattgtcaaatgaggaaaagattaaaaatgtaagatttattcgcaaaattaaagttaacgaagttaagtttgcactaaaaaagatgaaaaatgggaaagttatgggaccagataacatcctaattaaagtttggaaatgcttgggtgataacggaattatatggttaaccaatttatttaatacaattgtaaaaattaagaaattgtctgatgaatggaggaaaagcactttaatacctatatacaaacataaatgagatattcaaaattgtaataactatcgtggaattaaacttatgagtcatacgatgaaactatggtaaaaggtagttgaacaaagattaaggttagaaacgaagatctcagaaaattaatttggttttatgcctgggagatctaccactgaagctatttatcttttaggaatattaatggaaaattttagggaaaagaagagggacttgcatataatatttattgaccttgagaaagcatatgatagaaaacctagggaagttctatagtgggttttagaaaaaaaaaaagggtgtatgttgtaggtgcACCGATGTCATTGAGGATATGTACGGTGGAAAAATGACTAGTGTGaggactataaatggagaaactagagaatttccaattaccatatgtgtacatttttgctttagtgatggaccaattgactaagagtattcaaaaggaggttccatggtgtatgttgtttgtaaatgatattgtattaattgacaaaactaaggacggagtagaggttgagttagaattatggagagaagttttggaatctaaaggctataggataagtagaaataaaacagaatatatgaaatgtaattttagtaatgataggaggaatattggagacaaagttaaacttgatgaagaagaaataaatagcacttgtagatttcaataccttggatctattatacaagttgaaggagaaattgaagatgatgtaatgcatagagttaaagtaggttgggtaaaatgaagaagtgcttcaaatgtgctatgtgatcgtaaaatacccttaaaattgaaagtgaagttttataagaccagctatgctatatggatcggaatgttgggcgacgaagaaacataatatccaaaaagtaaaagttgccgagatgagaatgcttagataaatgagtggtataacattgaaagataaattaagaaataaacataTTCTTGGTAAGTTAGGTGTGGCTACTATAGAAGATAAGATcagggagggacaactcagatggtatggacacttgcaacgtagaccACATTGTAATGCCCCTGAAAATTAATAtacatggaagtgtaaaaataataataataataataattattattattattattattattattattttattttattttattttattttatttttttattttttacacttccatgtatattaattttttggggtattacattaactaaggcaacctagggtgcaactaAAAGATTTTCTCAACAAGAAATTTGTTCGATCTAGTATATCGTCATAGGTTGCACATGTCTTATTCACTAAAAAACATAATGGGATCTCAaggctatgcattaatcattggaagttgaatcatgttacattaagaattggtatcgacttctagggattggtggattatttgattaatcggtaaaatcccaaaatttttgaagattgatttgcaatctaATTTTCGCCAATCAAGAAttgggaattacacatcccaaagacaTAACTGAGTACACAAAAAGGATGCTATAAGTTCCTGGTGTTGCCAATTGGGGTTACCTATGCACCTTGTATTTTTATGGATATAATGAATCAAATTATTCAGCtatacttggatcaattcattataatttttatggatgatttttaggatattcaaaaactcaataagAGCATGAACAATAGATGTGATTAAGTACACAAATATTATGagagcatcagttatatgctaaacaggAAATGTAGATTTTGGACAACTaatacgattttttttttttttgggtcgtgtCATAAACAAaggatagttatctattgattcttctaaggaTAAGTTGGTGTTAAATTTTTGGAAGACTAGAGATGAAAATTTAAGTTGTTGAGTGCTAGTGCTGAAGCAAGGTATATTAGAACAGGATGTATAATCTATCAATTTATGTTAGTTGTCAATTATAATGGACTTGTTcaaaagattaactcaaaacttattGGGTTAATGATAGAATTGGCTTggggttgtattcaacaaatttcgaggacgaaatttttataaggaggggagaatgtaacgccccagaaaattaatatgcatggaaatgtaaaaaaaaataattaattaattaaaatttatttaacataataataattaattaattaattaatcggtcACGTCATCAATCCTGATACCACACATATAACCCAACCCACATTGGGTCGGGTATGCCAggtcataacataaataaatcaCCTAGCAGCGAAAGTCATCATATATAAACAAGCCACAGCAAATACACATACCAAAGTATATTTC
Coding sequences within:
- the LOC131145055 gene encoding extracellular ribonuclease LE-like, giving the protein MNLIINHSIFLKLFIIIQCLSLPLLCPAQHFDFFYFVQQWPGSYCDTNHGCCYPETGKPEANFSIHGLWPNFNNGSYPQNCNRNSPFTPSTLTDLTTRMQKSWPTLACPRSNGTKFWTHEWTKHGTCSESVLDQYSYFKAALDLKHKIDLLRILLKAGIRPNGRFYRLRRIIEAIKRATGYASAIECNVDRSRNNQLFQIYLCVDTSGSNIIECPVLPKRKCPSKIEFPSF